One window of the Rosa rugosa chromosome 3, drRosRugo1.1, whole genome shotgun sequence genome contains the following:
- the LOC133736822 gene encoding protein ALP1-like, translating into MESSTLVALLSSISQLLVLLVLSPNPSTDSSSSPNHAFPAVHHFLSSQEIAATLSLLSLSRKRKRARLDSSEPTPPAQLGLPLPLPRTPDSFKTSFRMTSSTFEWLCSLLEPLLECRDPIGSPLNLSADLRLGIGLFRLATGANYPEISRQFRVSESVSRFCSKQLCRVLCTNYRFWIEFPNKTELESVSSGFETHTGLPNCCGVIDCTRFKFVRSNGVDREEVAAQIMVDANSRILSIVAGFRGNKSDARVLKGSTLYADIEGGKLLNSDPVSVNGVPVNQYLVGDEGYPLLPWLMVPFVDAMPGSDEEQFNAAHSRMRLSGLRAIDSLKNWGVLSRPIREEMKMAVAYIGACSILHNGLLMREDYSAMSAGLDDYSVYDQSSQYHRDNSSLEESSIERKASVIRNALATKAKEFQESIFSTHSSSLVSLQSP; encoded by the coding sequence atggaatcTTCAACCCTCGTAGCTTTACTCTCCTCCATCTCCCAACTCCTCGTCCTCCTCGTCCTCTCCCCCAATCCCTCCACCGATTCCTCCTCCTCCCCCAACCATGCCTTCCCCGCCGTCCACCACTTCCTCTCCTCCCAAGAAATCGCCGCCACCCTCtccctcctctccctctcccgcAAACGCAAGCGGGCCCGTCTGGACTCCTCCGAGCCCACTCCCCCGGCCCAACTCggcctccctctccctctccctcgcACCCCCGACTCCTTCAAGACCTCTTTCCGAATGACCTCCTCAACCTTCGAGTGGCTCTGCTCTTTACTCGAGCCCTTACTCGAGTGCAGGGACCCGATTGGCTCCCCGCTCAATCTCTCCGCCGACCTCCGCCTCGGAATCGGCCTGTTCCGCCTGGCCACCGGAGCCAATTACCCGGAGATATCGAGGCAATTCCGGGTTTCGGAGTCTGTGTCGAGATTTTGCTCCAAGCAATTGTGTCGTGTTCTCTGCACTAACTACCGGTTCTGGATTGAGTTTCCGAATAAGACTGAGCTTGAATCGGTGTCTTCGGGTTTCGAAACCCACACCGGGTTGCCCAATTGCTGCGGTGTGATTGACTGTACCCGGTTCAAGTTTGTGAGAAGTAATGGGGTTGATCGAGAAGAAGTTGCAGCCCAAATCATGGTGGATGCTAATTCCAGAATTCTCAGCATTGTGGCTGGGTTCAGGGGGAATAAAAGTGATGCTAGGGTTTTGAAGGGTTCGACTCTGTATGCAGATATTGAGGGTGGGAAGTTACTGAATTCGGATCCGGTTAGTGTGAATGGGGTGCCGGTGAATCAGTACTTGGTTGGAGATGAAGGGTACCCTTTGCTTCCTTGGCTTATGGTGCCCTTTGTTGATGCAATGCCGGGGTCGGATGAGGAGCAATTCAATGCAGCACACAGTAGAATGCGGCTTTCGGGGCTTAGAGCTATTGATAGTTTGAAGAATTGGGGGGTTTTGAGCAGACCGATTCGCGAGGAGATGAAGATGGCTGTTGCTTATATTGGTGCATGTTCTATACTACATAATGGTTTGTTGATGAGGGAGGACTATTCGGCAATGTCTGCTGGGTTGGATGATTACTCTGTCTATGATCAGAGCTCTCAGTATCATAGGGACAATTCGAGTTTGGAGGAGAGTTCAATTGAGAGGAAGGCTTCTGTTATAAGAAATGCATTGGCTACAAAAGCAAAAGAGTTTCAAGAATCAATATTTTCGACACATTCTAGCTCGTTGGTGTCATTGCAATCACCCTAG